The following is a genomic window from Colletotrichum lupini chromosome 5, complete sequence.
GTCTCTTTGTATGGTGTTGGAGTATACACGGGTACAGGAACGGCCTTCTGGTTTTGCTCTTCTTTTTGCTTTTATGCGGCGGCAGCTTGGCAACAAAAAGAACAGAGGACATAGGGATTGGATCCTTTCTTGGGGTTTGGCCAAAGAGATATCGTTCTGCTAGGTAGCTGCCGCCCGGTCATTGTCGTCGCGCGCGCGTTCATACCCTCTTACAGAAGCTTGGCCTCGGTGGCCACACTGTAGCTTTCGATGATTCATAGAACAATGGACAATTAGGAAACCCAAATCTGCTACTCGATTCCTATGTGATAGCATCCTCTTATGCATGTCATGTACCTTACCCCTGTGGGTTTCAGTGTGGAGTATGGGAGTGTGGAATAGTTTATGTTTCGTAGATTAATCTGAAATTTTGTAAACTCTGAGGACAGATTTGGTAAGCTCTTCGAAGGCTTGACAGCCGATGTGGTTGGGGCAAATACAGATAATGATGAAGAAGTTTCCAACGGTCGTCTGATGTCCGGATCGTGATACCCCGCCAAGGGCTTTTCCCTCGGAGCATCCATGACTATGTCGAACTTTAGATCAAACCCCCCTTAGCCGTGGAAAAACAGGATACTCGCCGACGGTCTATTATCACCGAGTCACTTTcgcgtaataaagctattggACTAAACAATATGAAGCCCTCGAGTTCAGCTTGAGTTTATAATCGATCGATAAACCAAACACCCCAGAGGTCGTTCAGAATGCGCACCCTGCACGAGTAGCGAATTCAAGAGTACCACGATCCCGGGTCATCCTTTCCTAGTAGCTACAACAGATTCCAATAATCTCCGCTTACTTAAGCCGCGCGAGACGGCGAGCAGCGAGAGCGTAGAAGAGAGGGTGTCGAGACGGAGGGAGGTAAGGGGGGATATGAACTCGAAACCCACGGGGACCAGACAACTCGAGCCGGCCCGAGACGAGAATCGCTTCCAAGCTTGCCACGACAGCTTCCACCAGAAACCGGGACCACGCCGGCCAAAGGCCTCACGCACAAAGGTAACCAACTCACCGTGCCGCTGGATCAAAGAATACTAATGTCGCAATGACACTGCCGACGCAGCCGCCGCCTTACATGGTACCTCCAATCGCGGAATCCCATACATCTCATCTCCAGGCCCGGCCGGAATTGAGCATGACCACAAAAAAACGGAGCATCGCTTCCCGTAACTCTATTCTGGCTCCCCGATGAAACGACTAAATCACGGTCCCCCCATCATACACACCGACTCCCGCTGACTACTTCGAGAAAGCGGGCAATGAGCCTCCGCGATGGAAATGCTAGAGGGAGAAGAAAGTCACGATGATCTAGTTTGGGCGATTTATGTGGTAGGTACACCCGTTTTGGGAAGCCTCGTCGGGGAGGTTGGCAATTTGATTTGAGATGGCATCGGGAGTCGTTGCCGGGGCTTCTTGATGTCGGCCGATTATGTTGAAGTCTTCGGCTCCGAGTTGTTGGGTACGCCTACTGCTGAGCACGCCTCTTTGGCGATACCTAGGGCGCAAACATTGTACACCGCTTCAAGCGGTCAAGTCATAGGAAGAAGGATAGGAGGGGAGAAGGGGCATCAACGAGCAGAATCAGGCCTTTACTCTCTTTGAACGTGAATAGTCTTGTATTCTTGTATTCGGTCTATCTAAGAGTCCGAGAGGAGGTATCATTGTTGAACAGATGCATGTTTCTTTAGTCTTTCTTTCCGTATTCCCCAGCGCCATTTGTTGAATAAATGGAATGCCGCTTTCCTTTTTTCCCACGTCCCGCCATGAAAAATTAATTCTCTCTATAAGCGCCCCCAAAATTCACAATGTCGTACGTAAGATGGTCCCTCTACACATTTAGAACAAGCCGTCAATCTCACCGGTCTCGGTGTCGACGTCGACGTTCAAGTAGCCAGGGGCAGTGGGCAGACCCGGGATGGTCTGGATATCTGCGGCGAGCGCGTAGCTGTAACTTTTGTCAGAAATGTAATGATTCTCTCATGGGTAGCTCAACTTACACGTAGCCTGCACCAGCAGCCAGTCTGACGTCCCTGATGGGAACGGTGAAGCCAGTAGGAGCACCCTTCAGCTCAGGGTCGTGAGACAGGGAGTACTGCGTCTTGGCAACGCAGATGGGAAGGTTTCCGAAGCCTTGCCTGGTGTAGGTATCAACCTTCTTCTGAGCTAGCTCGCTGAACTCAACAGCAGCTGCGCCGTACATCTTCTGACCGATAGCCTCGATGCGCTGCTGAACGGTTCCCTCGAGGTCGTACAGAAGCTTGTAATCCTTGGGCTTCTCACTGGCGGCGATGACACCCTTGCCCAGCTCGATGGCGCCCTTTCCACCCTCGGCCCAGTGGTTGGACAGGATGGCATCCTCGGCACCGGCAGCGATGGACTCCTCACGGATGACAGCGATTTCAGCGTCAGTGTCCGTGACGAACTTGTTAATGGCAACAACAACGGGAATGCCGTACTGCTTGGCATTCTCAATGTGCTTCTTCAAGTTGACGCAACCAGCGCGAAGAATGTCGACATTCTCCTCCTTGTACACAGCATTGAGAGGCGCACCAGGGGAGATAGGGGGACCGCCGCCGTGAACCTTGAGAGCTCGGACGGTCGCAACGATAACAACAACGTCGGGAACAAGGCCGGAGGCACGGCACTTGAGGTTGAAGAAACGCTCACCACCCATGGTGAAGTCAAAGCCAGCCTCAGTGATGGCGAAACCAGCCTTCTCAGAGTGGTCCTCATCAGGCTCGGTACCGACAATCTTCAGGGCCATCTTGTCAGCCAGAATGGAGCTGTTGCCAACACTGATGTTGGCAAAAGGACCAGCGTGCACAAACACAGGAGTTCCCTCCAAGGTTTGCATCAGGTTGGGCTTCAGGGCGTCTCTCATCAGGGCAGTGAGAGCGCCGCCAGCGCCAATGTCGTCGCAGGTGACAGGGTCACCAGCTCTGGAGCTAGCAATAACCATGCTGCCCAGACGCTTACGCATATCAGCCAGGTCGGTGCTAAGAGCAAGAATGGCCATGCACTCGCTGGCAACAGAGATGTCGAAGCCAGTCTCACGGGTCTGGCCCTTCTCAGTCGGCGCAGTGCCAACGGTGATACCACGCAAGTGGCGATCGTTGACGTCCAGGACTCGTCTCCAGGTGATGGTCTCTGGGTCGATGTCGAGGCGAGCGAAACGGCGGATCTCATCAGCGGTAAGGTCGTCGGGGTTCGTCTTGTCGATGCCGAGCTTCTTAAGACGGGGCAAGAAGACCGGCGGGAATACTCTCTTACCGCCCTTGGCGGGCACAAGACGCTTGTAGAGAGGACCATCCTTCTGGGTGTTCTCGTGGAACATGCGAGTCTCAATCGCAGCGGCGAGCAGGTTGTTTGCCGCAGTGATGGCGTGGATGTCTCCAGTCAAGTGGAGGTTGAACTCGTCCATGGGGATAACCTGGGCATAACCACCACCAGCGGCACCACCCTTGATACCAAAGGTAGGCCCCTGACTAGGCTGGCGGACGTTGGCGAAGGTAACGCGGCCAAGGTGTGCGCCAAGGGCTTGAGCAATACCCATCGTGGTGGTCGACTTGCCCTCACCAAGAGGCGTGGGGGTGATACCCGTAACGACAACGTACTTGCCGTTGCGACGGTGCTCCAGGCGCTTCAAGATAGTCAAGTCGACCTTGGCCTTGTAGGCTCCGTACGGCTCGAGTTCATGAGATGCAATGCCGACCTCCTTGGCCAGGCGAGTGATTTGCTTGGGGTTCTGGGCTCTGGAGACCTCAATGTCGGAGGGGACAGGCTCCTTAAGGTGCAGCGGCAGAGGAGAGATCTTTCTCTGTTTTTGCTTCTCGAACGACTTTACCGTAGACTCGACGACGTTGGACAGAAGCATAGCAACGGTCATGGGACCAACACCACCCGGAACAGGGGTGATGTGGGAAGCAACCTCGGCAGCGGAGTCATAGTCGACGTCTCCGACGAGGCGCTGGCCAGACTTCTTGGAGGCATCGGGGACGTAGTTGGTACCGACATCAATCACAACAACACCAGGCTTGAGCCACTCGCCCTTGACGAATCCGGGCTGGCCAATGGCCGCAATGACAATGTCCGCCGCCTTGAGGTGTGCCTCCAAGTCTTGGCTCTTGGAGTGGCACACGGTAACAGTCGCGTCGGCGTTGCGAAGCAGGTAGCTGACAGGGCTGCCAACGATATCAC
Proteins encoded in this region:
- a CDS encoding formate-tetrahydrofolate ligase is translated as MVANKIDGTAVAKKIRESIASDILEKQKANPRFQPRLTIIQVGDRSDSSTYVRMKQKAAKEANVDCELVNFPESISEPELLDRIYRLNDDPAVHGILVQLPIPKHLDEYVITSAVADEKDVDGFGTRNIGELAKKGGRPFFIPCTPKGVMVLLKEAGVDVKGKNAVVLGRSDIVGSPVSYLLRNADATVTVCHSKSQDLEAHLKAADIVIAAIGQPGFVKGEWLKPGVVVIDVGTNYVPDASKKSGQRLVGDVDYDSAAEVASHITPVPGGVGPMTVAMLLSNVVESTVKSFEKQKQRKISPLPLHLKEPVPSDIEVSRAQNPKQITRLAKEVGIASHELEPYGAYKAKVDLTILKRLEHRRNGKYVVVTGITPTPLGEGKSTTTMGIAQALGAHLGRVTFANVRQPSQGPTFGIKGGAAGGGYAQVIPMDEFNLHLTGDIHAITAANNLLAAAIETRMFHENTQKDGPLYKRLVPAKGGKRVFPPVFLPRLKKLGIDKTNPDDLTADEIRRFARLDIDPETITWRRVLDVNDRHLRGITVGTAPTEKGQTRETGFDISVASECMAILALSTDLADMRKRLGSMVIASSRAGDPVTCDDIGAGGALTALMRDALKPNLMQTLEGTPVFVHAGPFANISVGNSSILADKMALKIVGTEPDEDHSEKAGFAITEAGFDFTMGGERFFNLKCRASGLVPDVVVIVATVRALKVHGGGPPISPGAPLNAVYKEENVDILRAGCVNLKKHIENAKQYGIPVVVAINKFVTDTDAEIAVIREESIAAGAEDAILSNHWAEGGKGAIELGKGVIAASEKPKDYKLLYDLEGTVQQRIEAIGQKMYGAAAVEFSELAQKKVDTYTRQGFGNLPICVAKTQYSLSHDPELKGAPTGFTVPIRDVRLAAGAGYVYALAADIQTIPGLPTAPGYLNVDVDTETGEIDGLF